The following coding sequences lie in one Alosa sapidissima isolate fAloSap1 chromosome 15, fAloSap1.pri, whole genome shotgun sequence genomic window:
- the LOC121683198 gene encoding solute carrier family 22 member 7-like: MKFENLLVELGGFGRHQAMVILLLVIPRLTIPFHFLLNNFIAAVPSHHCDISALEAEGGLENLTREQRLTVSIPPQEDGELSSCQIFSEPQFHLLSDFSNATHLPAVPCQSGWVFDNSSFISTLATEWDLVCDQRGMTKVTATIFFVGVMVGAAVFGTLSDRYGRKRMLLFSYLLSIFFAVASAFSVNFAMFAATRFFSGVAISGISIISIVLCVEWVDIDHRTLAAVMISLDWTAGAMLLSGIAYLVNDWRYLTITVTSQLVLATLTWWWLPESARWLIANGRLDEAHYYLTRCARANNREQVMMDIKPHVLSTVIVSEDRGNRKYSYLDLVRTPKLRRMTMLTGCAWFAVAFTYYGIGLNITGFGVNIYLTQLIYGATELPAKIGIYFSLNKIGRQYSQVGSLLVTGVCLAVNVFVPFRMNLVRMTVAVMGKGFSEAAFTSIYLYTTELYPTVIRQNGLGFNSFVARVGVSLAPLVSLLEGVWEPLPNALFSAVALLAGLLALLLPETRNVRLPETIEDVEQTRKRSISTSEHWKDSESNPIN; the protein is encoded by the coding sequence ATGAAGTTTGAGAACTTGCTGGTGGAACTGGGGGGTTTTGGGCGACACCAGGCGATGGTCATCCTCTTGCTGGTCATTCCTCGTTTGACCATTCCCTTCCACTTCCTGCTCAACAACTTCATAGCTGCGGTACCATCCCACCATTGTGACATCAGCGCTCTGGAAGCAGAAGGAGGCCTGGAGAATCTGACCCGGGAGCAGAGACTGACCGTGAGCATTCCACCTCAGGAGGACGGAGAGCTGTCCTCTTGTCAGATCTTCTCCGAGCCACAGTTCCACCTCTTGAGCGACTTTTCCAATGCGACTCACCTCCCTGCAGTTCCATGCCAGAGTGGCTGGGTGTTCGACAACAGTTCCTTCATCAGCACGCTGGCCACCGAGTGGGACCTGGTTTGTGACCAGAGGGGAATGACCAAAGTGACCGCGACCATCTTCTTTGTCGGGGTGATGGTGGGTGCCGCCGTATTTGGCACCCTGAGCGACAGGTACGGCCGCAAACGCATGCTGCTGTTCTCCTACCTGTTGTCCATCTTCTTTGCTGTGGCCAGTGCCTTCTCCGTCAACTTTGCCATGTTTGCCGCTACGCGCTTCTTCTCAGGCGTGGCCATCTCTGGCATCAGTATCATTTccattgtgctgtgtgtggagtgggtggACATTGACCACCGCACTCTGGCGGCGGTGATGATAAGCTTGGACTGGACCGCGGGGGCCATGCTGCTCTCGGGCATCGCGTACCTGGTCAACGACTGGAGGTACCTGACTATTACGGTCACATCACAACTGGTGTTGGCCACGCTCACCTGGTGGTGGCTGCCAGAGTCGGCCCGATGGCTGATCGCCAACGGACGGCTGGACGAGGCTCACTACTACCTGACCAGGTGTGCCCGAGCCAACAACAGAGAGCAGGTCATGATGGACATTAAGCCACATGTGCTCTCCACGGTCATCGTGTCAGAGGACAGAGGTAATCGGAAGTACAGCTACCTGGATTTGGTGCGAACGCCCAAGCTGAGGAGGATGACGATGCTCACGGGCTGCGCCTGGTTCGCAGTTGCTTTCACTTACTACGGCATTGGCCTTAACATCACAGGCTTCGGCGTCAACATCTACCTGACCCAGCTGATCTATGGCGCCACCGAGCTGCCAGCGAAGATCGGCATCTACTTCAGCCTGAACAAAATCGGTCGTCAGTACAGCCAGGTGGGTAGCCTGCTTGTGACGGGAGTCTGCTTGGCGGTCAATGTCTTCGTCCCATTCCGCATGAACCTGGTCCGGATGACAGTGGCCGTCATGGGGAAGGGCTTTTCCGAGGCGGCATTCACCAGCATCTACCTTTACACCACGGAGCTCTACCCGACAGTGATCCGGCAGAACGGACTGGGCTTCAACTCGTTCGTGGCCCGCGTAGGCGTGTCCTTGGCCCCGCTGGTCAGCCTCCTCGAGGGTGTGTGGGAGCCGCTGCCCAATGCTCTCTTCTCCGCTGTGGCGTTGTTGGCAGGCCTTCTGGCCCTGCTGCTCCCCGAGACGCGCAACGTACGACTGCCCGAGACCATTGAGGATGTGGAGCAGACCAGGAAGAGGTCCATCTCAACCTCCGAGCACTGGAAGGACTCTGAGAGTAACCCCATAAACTAA
- the stoml3a gene encoding stomatin (EPB72)-like 3a, translating to MVNQLKIADARSESSKSIIQDEEEKTGLGRCGWILFLISVLFTLATFPISIFMCIKIVKEYERAVIFRLGRIVDRKPKGPGIFIVVPFTDTFVKVDMRTISFDIPPQEILTKDSVTVSVDGVVYFRVSCPISSVANVSNANSSTRLLAQTTLRNVLGTKNLSELLSDRQGISLSMQESLDEATDPWGIKVERVEIKDVKLPHQLQRAMAAEAEATREARAKVIAAEGEMNASRALKEASLVIAESPSGLQLRYLQTLTSIAAEKNSTIIFPLPMDMMQQFARKN from the exons ATGGTGAACCAGCTGAAGATCGCAGATGCTCGCAGTGAGAGTAGCAAAAGCATCATACAGG ATGAGGAAGAGAAAACAGGATTGGGGCGGTGTGGCTGGATATTGTTTCTCATTTCTGTGCTGTTCACATTGGCTACTTTTCCTATATCTATATTCATGTGCATAAAG ATTGTGAAGGAGTATGAACGAGCTGTTATTTTCAGACTGGGCCGTATTGTGGATAGAAAACCTAAAGGACCGG GCATTTTCATTGTGGTACCCTTCACAGACACATTTGTGAAAGTGGACATGCGCACCATCTCCTTTGATATTCCACCACAAGAG ATTCTGACCAAAGACTCAGTCACTGTGTCTGTGGATGGAGTAGTGTACTTCCGAGTCAGCTGCCCTATTTCCTCGGTGGCTAATGTCTCCAATGCCAACTCTTCTACCCGGCTGTTGGCACAAACCACACTGAGGAACGTTCTGGGGACCAAGAACCTTTCAGAGCTTCTTTCTGACCGACAAGGCATCTCACTGAGCATGCAG GAGTCTCTGGATGAAGCCACAGATCCATGGGGCATCAAGGTGGAGCGTGTGGAGATTAAGGACGTGAAGCTTCCCCACCAGTTGCAGAGAGCTATGGCCGCAGAGGCAGAGGCAACAAGGGAGGCCAGAGCTAAG GTGATTGCTGCTGAGGGGGAGATGAATGCCTCTCGGGCGCTAAAGGAGGCATCTCTCGTCATCGCAGAGTCTCCCTCTGGACTTCAGCTGCGCTACCTGCAGACCCTCACCTCCATCGCAGCCGAGAAGAACTCCACCATCATCTTTCCCCTGCCCATGGACATGATGCAGCAGTTCGCTCGGAAGAATTGA
- the LOC121683199 gene encoding solute carrier family 22 member 7-like, with product MKFENLLVELGGFGRHQAMVILLLVIPRLTIPFHFLLNNFIAAVPSHHCDISALEAEGGLENLTREQRLTVSIPPQEDGELSSCQIFSEPQFHLLSNFSNATHLPAVPCQSGWVFDNSSFISTLATEWDLVCDQRGMTKVTATIFFVGVMVGAAVFGTLSDRYGRKRMLLFSYLLSIFFAVASAFSVNFAMFAAMRFFSGVAITGISIISIVLCVEWVDINHRTLVGVLISLDWSTGTVLLPGIAYLVNDWRYLTIAVTSPLALATLTWWWLPESARWLIANGRLDEAHYYLTRCARANNREQVMMDMKPHMLSTVIMSADRGNRKYSYLDLVRTPKLRRMTMLTGCAWYGVAFTYYGISLNITGFGLDVYVTQLIYGAIELPAKIGIYFSLHKIGRRYSQVGTLIGTGACLAVNLFVPLRMKLLRTMVAVLGKGLSEASFTCVFLYTTELYPTVLRQNGLGFSSFVARVGVSLAPLVSLLDGAWGPLPQVLFCSVALLAGLLALLLPETRNVRLPETIEDVEQTRKRSISTSEHWKDSESVSIN from the coding sequence ATGAAGTTTGAGAACTTGCTGGTGGAACTGGGGGGTTTTGGGCGACACCAGGCGATGGTCATCCTCTTGCTGGTCATTCCTCGTTTGACCATTCCCTTCCACTTCCTGCTCAACAACTTCATAGCTGCGGTACCATCCCACCATTGTGACATCAGCGCTCTGGAAGCAGAAGGAGGCCTGGAGAATCTGACCCGGGAGCAGAGACTGACCGTGAGCATTCCACCTCAGGAGGACGGAGAGCTGTCCTCTTGTCAGATCTTCTCCGAGCCACAGTTCCACCTCTTGAGCAACTTTTCCAATGCGACTCACCTCCCTGCAGTTCCATGCCAGAGTGGCTGGGTGTTCGACAACAGTTCCTTCATCAGCACGCTGGCCACCGAGTGGGACCTGGTTTGTGACCAGAGGGGAATGACCAAAGTGACCGCGACCATCTTCTTTGTCGGGGTGATGGTGGGTGCCGCCGTATTTGGCACCCTGAGCGACAGGTACGGCCGCAAACGCATGCTGCTGTTCTCCTACCTGTTGTCCATCTTCTTTGCTGTGGCCAGTGCCTTCTCCGTCAACTTTGCCATGTTTGCCGCTATGAGGTTCTTCTCAGGCGTGGCCATCACAGGCATCAGTATCATTTccattgtgctgtgtgtggagtgggtggACATTAACCACCGCACTCTTGTGGGGGTGTTGATAAGTCTGGACTGGTCTACAGGGACCGTGCTGCTCCCGGGAATAGCCTACCTGGTCAACGACTGGAGGTACTTGACGATTGCGGTCACCTCACCACTTGCATTGGCCACACTCACCTGGTGGTGGCTGCCAGAGTCGGCCCGATGGCTGATCGCCAACGGACGGCTGGACGAGGCTCACTACTACCTGACCAGGTGTGCCCGAGCCAACAACAGAGAGCAGGTCATGATGGACATGAAGCCGCATATGCTCTCCACGGTCATCATGTCAGCGGACAGGGGCAATCGGAAGTACAGCTACCTGGATTTGGTGCGAACGCCCAAGCTGAGGAGGATGACGATGCTCACAGGCTGCGCCTGGTACGGGGTGGCCTTCACCTACTACGGCATCAGCCTCAACATCACAGGCTTCGGCCTTGACGTCTATGTGACCCAGCTCATCTACGGTGCCATTGAGCTGCCAGCCAAAATTGGCATCTACTTCAGCCTCCACAAAATCGGCCGTCGGTACAGCCAGGTGGGAACCCTGATTGGCACGGGAGCCTGTCTGGCGGTCAACCTCTTCGTCCCGCTCCGCATGAAGCTGTTGCGGACGATGGTAGCTGTTTTGGGGAAGGGCTTGTCGGAGGCGTCGTTCACCTGTGTCTTCCTCTACACCACGGAGCTCTACCCGACAGTGCTCCGGCAGAACGGCCTGGGCTTCAGCTCCTTCGTGGCCCGCGTAGGCGTGTCCTTGGCCCCGCTGGTCAGCCTCCTGGATGGCGCGTGGGGGCCGCTGCCCCAGGTGCTCTTCTGCTCCGTGGCATTGTTGGCAGGCCTTCTGGCCCTGCTGCTCCCCGAGACGCGCAACGTACGACTGCCCGAGACCATTGAGGACGTGGAGCAGACCAGGAAGAGGTCCATCTCAACCTCCGAGCACTGGAAGGACTCTGAGAGTGTCTCCATTAACTGA
- the LOC121683200 gene encoding solute carrier family 22 member 7-like gives MKFENLLVELGGFGRHQAMVILLLVIPRLTLPFHFLLNNFIAAVPSHHCDISALEAEGGLENLTREQRLTVSIPPQEDGELSSCQIFSEPQFHLLSDFSNVTHLPAVPCQSGWVFDNSSFISTLATEWDLVCDQRGMTKVTATIFFVGVMVGAAIFGTLSDRYGRKRMLLFSYLLSIFFAVASAFSVNFAMFAATRFFSGVAISGISIISIVLCVEWVDIDHRTLVGVLISLDWSTGTVLLPGIAYLVNDWRYLTIAVTSPLALATLTWWWLPESARWLIANGRLDEAHYYLTRCARANNREQVMMDMKPHMLSTVIMSADRGNRKYSYLDLVRTPKLRRMTMLTGCAWYGVAFTYYGISLNITGFGLDVYVTQLIYGAIELPAKIAIYFSLHKIGRRYSQVGTLIGTGACLAVNLFVPLRMKLLRTMVAVLGKGLSEASFTCVFLYTTELYPTVLRQNGLGFSSFVARVGVSLAPLVSLLDGAWGPLPQVLFCSVALLAGLLALLLPETRNVRLPETIEDVEQTRKRSISTSEHWKDSESVSIN, from the coding sequence ATGAAGTTTGAGAACTTGCTGGTGGAACTGGGGGGTTTTGGGCGACACCAGGCGATGGTCATCCTCTTGCTGGTCATTCCTCGTTTGACCCTTCCCTTTCACTTCCTGCTCAACAACTTCATAGCTGCGGTACCATCCCACCATTGTGACATTAGCGCTCTGGAAGCGGAAGGAGGCCTGGAGAATCTGACCCGGGAACAGAGACTGACCGTGAGCATTCCACCGCAGGAGGACGGAGAGCTGTCCTCTTGTCAGATCTTCTCCGAGCCACAGTTCCACCTCTTGAGCGACTTTTCCAATGTGACTCACCTCCCTGCAGTTCCATGCCAGAGTGGCTGGGTGTTCGACAACAGTTCCTTCATCAGCACGCTGGCCACCGAGTGGGACCTGGTTTGTGACCAGAGGGGAATGACCAAAGTGACCGCGACCATCTTCTTTGTCGGGGTGATGGTGGGTGCCGCCATATTTGGCACCCTGAGCGACAGGTACGGCCGCAAACGCATGCTGCTGTTCTCCTACCTGTTGTCCATCTTCTTTGCTGTGGCCAGTGCCTTCTCCGTCAACTTTGCCATGTTTGCCGCTACACGCTTCTTCTCAGGCGTGGCCATCTCTGGCATCAGTATCATTTccattgtgctgtgtgtggagtgggtggACATTGACCACCGCACTCTTGTGGGGGTGTTGATAAGTCTGGACTGGTCTACAGGGACCGTGCTGCTCCCGGGAATAGCCTACCTGGTCAACGACTGGAGGTACTTGACGATTGCGGTCACCTCACCACTTGCATTGGCCACACTCACCTGGTGGTGGCTGCCAGAGTCGGCCCGATGGCTGATCGCCAACGGACGGCTGGACGAGGCTCACTACTACCTGACCAGGTGTGCCCGAGCCAACAACAGAGAGCAGGTCATGATGGACATGAAGCCGCATATGCTCTCCACGGTCATCATGTCAGCGGACAGGGGCAATCGGAAGTACAGCTACCTGGATTTGGTGCGAACGCCCAAGCTGAGGAGGATGACGATGCTCACAGGCTGCGCCTGGTACGGGGTGGCCTTCACCTACTACGGCATCAGCCTCAACATCACAGGCTTCGGCCTTGACGTCTATGTGACCCAGCTCATCTACGGTGCCATTGAGCTGCCAGCCAAAATTGCCATCTACTTCAGCCTCCACAAAATCGGCCGTCGGTACAGCCAGGTGGGAACCCTGATTGGCACGGGAGCCTGTCTGGCGGTCAACCTCTTCGTCCCGCTCCGCATGAAGCTGTTGCGGACGATGGTAGCTGTTTTGGGGAAGGGCTTGTCGGAGGCGTCGTTCACCTGTGTCTTCCTCTACACCACGGAGCTCTACCCGACGGTGCTCCGGCAGAACGGACTGGGCTTCAGCTCCTTCGTGGCCCGCGTAGGTGTGTCCTTGGCCCCGCTGGTCAGCCTCCTGGATGGCGCGTGGGGGCCGCTGCCCCAGGTGCTCTTCTGCTCCGTGGCATTGTTGGCAGGCCTTCTGGCCCTGCTGCTCCCCGAGACGCGCAACGTACGACTGCCCGAGACCATTGAGGACGTGGAGCAGACCAGGAAGAGGTCCATCTCAACCTCCGAGCACTGGAAGGACTCTGAGAGTGTCTCCATTAACTGA